In the genome of Candidatus Zixiibacteriota bacterium, one region contains:
- a CDS encoding four helix bundle protein, protein MELVDLIYDQVKRLPRSEDHILIPQLLRTANSVPCNIAEGSYRQSKKEFTQFLFISKGSLSETLTLLEVAYKRKYISEEEREKIRILSKDIFNLLSALIRSLS, encoded by the coding sequence ATGGAGCTGGTTGATTTAATTTATGACCAAGTTAAGAGATTGCCGAGAAGTGAAGATCACATTCTTATTCCACAGTTGCTAAGAACTGCAAACTCAGTTCCGTGCAATATCGCTGAAGGAAGTTATAGACAAAGCAAGAAGGAATTTACACAGTTTCTCTTTATATCAAAAGGTTCTCTCTCGGAGACACTGACTTTACTGGAGGTTGCATACAAGAGAAAATACATAAGTGAGGAGGAAAGGGAGAAGATAAGGATTTTATCGAAAGATATATTTAATTTGTTAAGTGCCCTGATAAGGTCTTTGTCTTGA